The Hippopotamus amphibius kiboko isolate mHipAmp2 chromosome 3, mHipAmp2.hap2, whole genome shotgun sequence genomic interval CACTTTGTCAGTGCACAGGGAAGAGAAGGCATGAGAACCAAGAGCAATGTGACTGAGTTTGTGTTGTGCGTCCTTTTCCAGAGCAGGGATATGCAGCATGTGTGCTTCCTGGTCTTCTCCCTCTTCCACATGCTCACTGTCCTGGGGAACCTTCTGGTCATTGTCTCCATCAACGGCAGCAAGACCCTGAATGCTctcatgtacttcttcctcagctACTTGTCTTGCGCCAGCATGTGCTATCCATCCGCCACCGCACTCAAGATGATTGCCGACACTTTCATGGAGTGCAAGACCATCTGCTTCAATGGTTGCATGACCCAGCTGTTTTCTGCCCACTTCTTTGGTGGCACTGAGATCTTCCTCCTCACAGCCATGGCCTATGACTGCTACGTGGCCATCTGTAGGTCCCCCGAACTACGCAACCATCATGATCAGCGGATGTGTGGCCATCTGGCGGGGGGCCTCCTGAGTGGCCGGCTTTCAGCATTCCATCCTTCAGACCCTCCTTTTATGAGCCCAATGAGATCAACAAATTATTCTGTGATGTGCAGCCCCTGGCGCTCCCACAGACTCCAGGTAGGGTCAGTGAAATTGCCCATGAGAAAAGATTTTGGACTTTATGCGGGTGTCTCGGTCCGAGTCCACCGCCTTGGTGCCTTTCCTGGGTAAGCGCTGGAGATGTAGCAgaggagaaataggaaaaaatccGTATACTCATGGACCGTATGTGTTTGATGAAAGCTGTCTCTTATTGAATCCTTACAAAATtcatttctggaaatattttagatTACTGAT includes:
- the LOC130848576 gene encoding LOW QUALITY PROTEIN: olfactory receptor 4S1-like (The sequence of the model RefSeq protein was modified relative to this genomic sequence to represent the inferred CDS: deleted 1 base in 1 codon; substituted 1 base at 1 genomic stop codon), translated to MRTKSNVTEFVLCVLFQSRDMQHVCFLVFSLFHMLTVLGNLLVIVSINGSKTLNALMYFFLSYLSCASMCYPSATALKMIADTFMECKTICFNGCMTQLFSAHFFGGTEIFLLTAMAYDCYVAICRSPELRNHHDQRMCGHLAGASXVAGFQHSILQTLLL